A single genomic interval of uncultured Pseudodesulfovibrio sp. harbors:
- a CDS encoding ATP-binding cassette domain-containing protein: MAVVNLQDISINFTGTILLDKVSMQIEPGERVCLLGRNGEGKSTLLSIIEGITAPDSGSVDYAKGARVAMLPQEVPQDLGGYVYDVAAQGLGETGKHLSAYHTASRALAEASDATSTEDHEALVATLERAQHALEDAGGWPHHQTIETVLSHLKLNGDEPFDSLSGGTKRRALLARALVSGPDLLILDEPTNHLDIESINWLEDFLVRQSAALLFVTHDRAFLKRLATRIVELDRGHLYSWDCDYATYLKRKDADLEAEAKQNHNFDKKLAEEEAWIRRGIKARRTRNMGRVRDLRKMREEHKARRERTGSVKMVIQEADRTGKLVAEAKNICFAFDDTPDRPLISDFSTAIMRGDKVGLIGPNGAGKTTFLKILLRELEPNSGSIRHGVNLQVSYFDQMREQLDENKSARHNVADGNDFVDINGHRRHVMSHLKNFLFTPDRAKVPVSVLSGGERNRLLLARLFTHPSNVLVMDEPTNDLDVETLDLLEELLMDYPGTLLLVSHDRAFLNNVVTSTIAFEGNGHVAEYVGGYDDWLRQRPEKQTQSAKACKPKPAAEKPAQPKKKKLSYKEKYELEKKRDQLAAMPALIEKLESALEELQSKMSAPDYFKNSGEAMADDQNRLEKLEAELEAEYERWETLEAALEGVELD; the protein is encoded by the coding sequence ATGGCTGTTGTCAATTTGCAGGATATTTCCATCAATTTTACCGGAACGATACTTCTGGACAAGGTGTCCATGCAGATCGAACCGGGCGAACGCGTGTGTCTGCTCGGCCGCAACGGCGAAGGCAAGTCCACCCTGCTCTCCATTATCGAGGGTATCACCGCGCCCGACTCCGGCAGCGTCGACTACGCCAAGGGAGCACGCGTCGCCATGCTGCCGCAGGAAGTTCCGCAGGACCTCGGCGGATACGTGTACGACGTGGCAGCGCAGGGACTGGGCGAAACCGGCAAACACCTTTCCGCCTATCACACGGCTTCCCGCGCACTGGCCGAAGCATCCGACGCGACATCGACAGAAGATCACGAAGCCTTGGTCGCGACGCTGGAACGCGCACAGCATGCGCTTGAGGACGCAGGCGGCTGGCCGCATCACCAGACCATCGAGACCGTGCTCTCGCACCTCAAACTCAATGGCGACGAACCGTTCGACTCACTTTCGGGCGGGACGAAACGCCGTGCCCTGCTCGCCCGCGCACTGGTATCCGGCCCGGACCTGCTCATTCTGGACGAACCGACCAACCATCTGGACATCGAATCCATCAACTGGCTCGAAGATTTTCTGGTGCGCCAAAGTGCCGCCCTTTTGTTCGTCACCCATGACCGCGCCTTTCTCAAACGCCTTGCCACGCGCATCGTGGAACTGGACCGGGGTCATTTGTACAGCTGGGACTGCGACTATGCGACCTATCTGAAACGCAAAGACGCAGACCTTGAAGCCGAAGCCAAGCAGAACCACAATTTCGACAAGAAGCTGGCCGAAGAAGAAGCATGGATTCGCCGCGGCATCAAGGCCCGCCGCACCCGAAACATGGGCCGCGTCCGCGACCTGCGAAAAATGCGCGAGGAACACAAGGCCCGCCGCGAACGCACCGGATCAGTCAAAATGGTCATTCAGGAAGCCGACCGCACCGGCAAGCTCGTGGCCGAGGCCAAAAACATCTGCTTCGCCTTTGACGACACCCCGGACAGGCCGCTCATCAGCGATTTTTCCACCGCCATCATGCGCGGCGACAAAGTGGGCCTGATCGGCCCAAACGGCGCTGGCAAAACCACATTTCTGAAAATCCTGCTCAGGGAACTTGAACCGAACTCCGGTTCCATCCGGCACGGCGTCAACCTTCAAGTGTCCTATTTCGACCAGATGCGCGAGCAGCTCGACGAAAACAAATCCGCTCGGCACAACGTGGCCGACGGCAACGATTTCGTGGACATCAACGGGCACCGCCGTCACGTCATGAGCCATCTCAAGAACTTCCTGTTCACGCCAGACCGCGCCAAGGTGCCTGTTTCCGTTCTTTCCGGCGGCGAACGCAACCGATTGCTGCTCGCCCGCCTGTTCACGCACCCGTCCAATGTTCTGGTGATGGACGAACCCACCAACGACCTTGACGTCGAGACGCTCGACCTTCTGGAAGAGTTGCTCATGGACTACCCCGGCACCCTGCTGCTGGTCAGCCATGACCGCGCTTTCCTCAACAACGTCGTCACCTCGACCATCGCCTTTGAGGGGAACGGTCATGTCGCCGAATACGTGGGCGGCTATGATGACTGGCTCAGGCAGCGACCTGAAAAACAGACACAGTCTGCCAAGGCGTGCAAGCCGAAACCTGCGGCGGAAAAACCCGCACAGCCCAAAAAGAAGAAACTCAGCTACAAGGAAAAGTACGAGCTGGAAAAGAAGCGCGACCAGCTCGCGGCCATGCCCGCTCTCATCGAAAAACTCGAATCGGCACTCGAAGAACTGCAATCGAAAATGTCCGCGCCGGACTATTTCAAAAACAGTGGCGAAGCCATGGCCGATGATCAAAATCGACTGGAAAAGCTTGAAGCGGAGCTCGAAGCCGAGTAT
- the rpe gene encoding ribulose-phosphate 3-epimerase, which produces MILSPSMLSSDFANMESELKALENAGLEWVHLDVMDGMFVPNITFGPPIIKAMREKSKLFFDCHLMIEDPGRYIQHFADAGADLICVHAETCDHLERVCAQITEAGCKPAVALNPHTPLETIKYLIPQLYMVLIMSVNPGFGGQKFIPFCLDKVRELKGMITDAGADTLIQIDGGVTAENAKELTDAGVDVLVSGSAFFGFPPYAERHKVFQDACK; this is translated from the coding sequence ATGATACTTTCCCCTTCCATGCTTTCCTCGGATTTTGCCAACATGGAAAGCGAGCTGAAAGCTCTTGAAAATGCGGGCCTTGAATGGGTTCACCTTGATGTCATGGACGGCATGTTCGTGCCCAACATCACTTTCGGGCCGCCGATCATCAAGGCAATGCGTGAAAAATCGAAACTTTTCTTCGACTGTCACCTGATGATCGAGGACCCGGGCCGGTATATTCAACATTTCGCCGATGCCGGAGCCGACCTCATCTGCGTGCATGCCGAAACTTGCGACCATCTGGAACGTGTCTGCGCCCAGATCACCGAAGCAGGATGCAAGCCCGCTGTGGCGCTCAATCCGCACACCCCGCTGGAAACGATCAAGTATCTCATTCCGCAGCTCTACATGGTCCTCATCATGTCCGTGAATCCGGGTTTCGGCGGACAGAAATTCATCCCGTTCTGCCTCGATAAGGTACGCGAACTCAAAGGCATGATCACCGATGCCGGAGCCGACACGCTCATTCAGATCGACGGCGGCGTCACCGCAGAAAACGCAAAAGAACTGACCGACGCGGGCGTGGATGTCCTTGTCTCCGGTTCCGCATTCTTCGGTTTTCCGCCCTATGCCGAACGGCACAAGGTATTTCAGGACGCCTGCAAATAG
- a CDS encoding AsnC family transcriptional regulator, protein MDSYDKQILDIIQSHFPLVSRPYEEVGKQVGLPEAEVLERVRDLKKSGVIRRMGANFTSKALGWQSTLCAASCPEDKLDEFVAEVNKHDGVTHNYLRENEFNVWFALIAPDMDAVEAILASITEATGIKVLNLPADKLFKIKVDFKMDK, encoded by the coding sequence ATGGACAGTTACGATAAACAGATTTTGGACATCATTCAGTCTCACTTCCCGCTGGTCTCGCGGCCTTACGAAGAGGTCGGCAAACAGGTCGGGCTTCCCGAAGCCGAAGTGCTCGAACGGGTACGCGACCTGAAGAAGTCCGGCGTCATCCGCAGGATGGGCGCAAACTTCACGTCCAAAGCACTGGGCTGGCAATCCACCCTGTGCGCCGCTTCCTGCCCGGAAGACAAACTCGACGAATTCGTCGCCGAAGTGAACAAGCACGACGGCGTGACCCACAACTACCTGCGCGAGAACGAATTCAACGTATGGTTCGCGCTGATCGCACCGGACATGGACGCTGTGGAAGCCATTCTTGCTTCCATCACCGAGGCAACCGGCATCAAGGTGCTCAACCTGCCTGCGGACAAGCTGTTCAAGATCAAAGTCGATTTCAAGATGGACAAATAG
- the ahbD gene encoding heme b synthase yields the protein MSEHKGHPGGHPGGHPHGKGGHPGGHPHGKAHPGAETAPKRFLDDGETPICRLIAWEVTRSCNLACKHCRAEAHPEPYEGELSTEEAKALIDTFPDVGSPIIIFTGGEPMMRHDVYELIAYAKTKGLRCVMAPNGTLITPETAQQMKDAGIERCSISIDAPEAAQHDEFRGEVGAFEASMRGIQYLKDVGIEFQINTTVTKNNLHLFKDIFHLCEEIGASAWHIFLLVPTGRAVELGTEIITAEEYEDVLNWFYDFRKTTDMQLKATCAPHYHRILRQRAKEEGTPVNFENFGLDAVSRGCLGGVGFCFISHRGQVQPCGYLELDCGQTRETPFPEIWKKSQQFLNLRNPDVYDGKCGYCEYEKVCGGCRARAQTMNGHYLKEEPLCSYQPKKKPKK from the coding sequence ATGAGCGAACACAAAGGACATCCCGGCGGGCATCCCGGCGGACACCCCCACGGCAAAGGCGGACATCCCGGAGGTCATCCTCACGGCAAGGCACATCCCGGCGCAGAGACCGCGCCCAAGCGTTTTCTCGACGACGGCGAGACGCCCATCTGCCGACTCATCGCATGGGAAGTGACCCGTTCCTGCAACCTCGCCTGCAAGCACTGTCGGGCCGAGGCGCACCCTGAGCCGTACGAGGGAGAACTCTCCACCGAAGAGGCCAAGGCACTCATCGACACCTTCCCGGACGTAGGCAGCCCGATCATTATCTTTACCGGCGGCGAGCCCATGATGCGCCACGACGTGTACGAACTGATCGCCTACGCCAAGACCAAAGGCCTCCGCTGCGTCATGGCACCCAACGGCACGCTCATCACACCGGAGACGGCGCAACAGATGAAAGATGCAGGCATCGAACGATGCTCCATCTCCATAGACGCCCCCGAAGCCGCCCAGCACGACGAATTCCGCGGCGAAGTCGGCGCGTTCGAAGCGTCCATGCGCGGCATCCAGTACCTCAAAGACGTGGGCATCGAATTCCAGATCAACACCACGGTCACCAAGAACAACCTGCACCTGTTCAAGGACATCTTCCATCTCTGCGAGGAGATCGGCGCGTCCGCATGGCACATATTCCTGCTCGTTCCCACCGGACGCGCAGTGGAGCTCGGCACCGAGATCATCACCGCCGAAGAATACGAAGACGTGCTCAACTGGTTCTATGATTTCCGCAAGACGACCGACATGCAGCTCAAGGCCACCTGTGCGCCGCATTACCACCGCATCCTGCGCCAACGGGCCAAGGAAGAAGGCACTCCGGTCAACTTCGAGAACTTCGGCCTCGACGCCGTGAGCCGAGGCTGCCTCGGCGGCGTAGGATTCTGCTTCATCTCCCATCGCGGACAGGTGCAGCCCTGCGGTTACCTCGAACTCGACTGCGGCCAGACCCGCGAGACCCCGTTCCCGGAAATCTGGAAAAAATCACAACAGTTTCTCAACCTCAGAAACCCGGATGTCTACGACGGCAAATGTGGGTACTGCGAATACGAAAAAGTCTGCGGCGGCTGCCGTGCCCGCGCCCAGACCATGAACGGCCACTACCTCAAGGAAGAGCCGCTCTGTTCGTATCAGCCGAAGAAAAAACCGAAAAAGTAA
- the hemB gene encoding porphobilinogen synthase: MIPSDFYRGRRLRNSLAMRELVRENEVTANDLIMPYFVVETDDESFMKEISSMPGQYQLSLKQLEKKVGEAVENGLKSCILFGIPAEKDETGSQAYDDSGIVQKAIRLLKDRWPELVVCADTCLCEYTSHGHCGIVKNDYVQNDPTLNLLAKAAVAQARAGADMVAPSDMMDGRVAAIRAALDDAGFINTPIMSYAVKYASSFYGPFREAAESTPQFGDRKTYQMDPPNGREAMREAVADLEEGADILMVKPGMPYLDIVRQVRDNFDTPVAVYQVSGEYSMIKAAAQNDWIDEMGVVMESLVAFKRAGADLILTYFTEDVLKALKK, translated from the coding sequence ATGATTCCTTCTGATTTTTATCGTGGACGCAGGCTCCGCAACAGCCTCGCCATGCGTGAACTGGTGCGCGAAAACGAGGTCACCGCCAACGACCTCATCATGCCCTATTTCGTGGTCGAAACAGACGATGAATCCTTCATGAAGGAAATATCGTCCATGCCCGGTCAGTATCAGCTGTCCCTGAAACAGCTTGAGAAAAAGGTGGGGGAGGCCGTTGAAAACGGACTGAAATCCTGCATCCTGTTCGGCATCCCGGCGGAAAAGGACGAAACCGGATCACAGGCATATGACGACAGCGGCATCGTGCAGAAAGCCATCCGCCTGCTCAAGGACCGTTGGCCGGAACTCGTGGTCTGCGCCGACACCTGCCTGTGCGAATACACCTCCCACGGACACTGCGGCATCGTGAAAAACGACTATGTGCAGAATGATCCGACCCTGAATCTTCTGGCAAAAGCCGCTGTGGCACAGGCTCGTGCAGGTGCCGACATGGTCGCCCCGTCCGACATGATGGACGGCCGCGTGGCTGCCATCCGCGCCGCGCTCGACGACGCCGGATTCATCAACACGCCAATCATGTCCTACGCGGTAAAATACGCATCATCTTTCTACGGCCCGTTCCGCGAGGCCGCTGAATCCACACCGCAGTTCGGTGACCGCAAGACCTATCAGATGGACCCGCCCAACGGTCGCGAAGCCATGCGTGAAGCCGTGGCCGACCTTGAAGAAGGCGCGGACATCCTCATGGTCAAACCGGGCATGCCCTATCTCGACATCGTCCGTCAGGTCCGCGACAACTTCGATACTCCCGTGGCCGTCTATCAGGTCAGCGGCGAATACTCGATGATCAAGGCCGCAGCCCAGAACGACTGGATCGACGAAATGGGCGTGGTCATGGAATCCCTCGTCGCGTTCAAGCGCGCCGGGGCCGACCTTATTCTCACCTATTTTACCGAAGACGTCTTGAAGGCGCTGAAAAAATAA
- the ahbC gene encoding 12,18-didecarboxysiroheme deacetylase encodes MIGISKLYCGAVEPSDALRYNRESGQLPSHLLQFAKDKKPVVVWNMTQRCNLKCVHCYAQAIDPSAHKDPISNEQAKTIIDDLAQFGAPVMLFSGGEPLVREDLVDLAKYATSKGMRAVISTNGTLITKKKAKELKEVGLSYVGISIDGAEAVHDKFRGVSGSYKQALKGVENCMAEGLKVGLRFTINKRNAVEIPHLFRLIEDMEIPRICFYHLVYSGRGSELIKEDLNHQETRDVVDLIMDETRALFEKGKPKEVLTVDNHADGPHVYHRLLKEDPERAKEVLELLKMNEGNSTGRGIGCISWDGKVHADQFMRHHTFGNVLERPFSEIWVDENIELLHKLKDKRPHVKGRCAKCRFLNICGGNFRARAEAYYDDFWAQDPACYLTDEEITGEPL; translated from the coding sequence ATGATAGGCATTTCCAAACTTTACTGCGGAGCAGTCGAACCGTCCGACGCCCTGCGTTATAATCGTGAATCCGGCCAACTGCCCTCACATCTGCTGCAGTTCGCCAAAGACAAAAAACCCGTCGTGGTCTGGAACATGACCCAGCGGTGCAACCTGAAATGTGTCCACTGTTACGCACAGGCCATTGACCCCAGCGCACACAAGGACCCCATTTCCAACGAACAAGCCAAGACAATCATTGACGATCTCGCCCAGTTCGGCGCACCCGTCATGCTCTTTTCCGGCGGCGAACCGCTGGTCCGCGAAGACCTCGTCGACCTCGCCAAATATGCTACAAGCAAGGGCATGCGTGCGGTTATCTCCACCAACGGCACACTCATCACCAAGAAGAAAGCCAAAGAGCTCAAGGAAGTCGGCCTTTCCTACGTCGGCATCTCCATTGACGGCGCCGAAGCGGTTCACGACAAATTCCGCGGCGTATCCGGCTCCTACAAGCAGGCGCTCAAGGGTGTCGAGAACTGTATGGCCGAAGGCCTCAAGGTCGGCCTTCGCTTCACCATCAACAAGCGCAACGCCGTCGAGATTCCCCACCTCTTCAGACTCATTGAAGACATGGAGATTCCCCGCATCTGTTTTTACCACCTCGTCTACTCCGGCCGAGGCTCCGAACTCATCAAGGAAGACCTGAACCATCAGGAAACCCGCGATGTCGTCGATCTCATCATGGACGAGACCAGAGCGCTGTTCGAAAAGGGCAAGCCCAAGGAAGTCCTCACCGTGGACAACCACGCCGACGGCCCGCACGTCTATCACCGCCTGCTCAAGGAAGACCCGGAACGCGCCAAGGAAGTGCTTGAACTTCTCAAGATGAACGAAGGCAACTCCACCGGTCGCGGCATCGGCTGCATCTCCTGGGACGGCAAGGTCCACGCCGACCAGTTCATGCGCCACCACACCTTCGGCAACGTGCTCGAACGCCCGTTCTCCGAAATCTGGGTGGACGAGAACATCGAGCTGCTGCACAAGCTCAAGGACAAGCGCCCGCACGTCAAGGGACGTTGCGCCAAGTGCCGTTTCCTCAATATCTGCGGCGGTAACTTCCGCGCCCGTGCCGAAGCCTACTATGACGACTTCTGGGCACAGGACCCCGCCTGTTACCTCACCGACGAGGAAATCACCGGCGAACCTCTGTAA
- a CDS encoding OmpA family protein gives MKKVFILGLLLTLSACAYVDPSLTDQTKVYTDAPVRKSSLQVSVHPKSKQYRPLTAYFHPFAIQQPNSDYEYLSTSFAQIFHNVWMEERLFPIMEFQPGTRYLGLTRALELARRRGADLLVLGMVPYFYAGNTLDETAITIQINVYSAGTGNLLWTMMQSGRIEDQFPEDYFYFRHDTRLPQGPFQKIIRSIARDMATPLKAWLPSPDAGYQFAQDARDVEANLTPTAPPPPATEKMESNLPEETDAPEAQTDRPQVNGVNLNVEFDFDKSTIRAASYPLLDSVGEALSTPELKGKRIIIGGHTDAKGDEKYNLALSKKRAEAVKTYLVNKWGIPSDLIQTVGYGKSRPLTDGTTKEDLQKNRRVEVRLAE, from the coding sequence ATGAAAAAAGTATTTATTCTTGGGCTGTTGCTCACATTATCCGCATGTGCATATGTAGACCCGTCCCTTACGGATCAAACAAAAGTCTACACCGATGCGCCCGTCAGGAAATCGTCACTTCAAGTTTCGGTACACCCCAAAAGCAAACAGTACCGTCCCCTGACAGCATATTTCCACCCTTTTGCCATTCAGCAACCCAATTCGGATTATGAATACCTGTCCACATCGTTTGCACAGATATTTCATAATGTCTGGATGGAAGAGCGGTTGTTCCCGATCATGGAGTTCCAGCCGGGGACCCGGTATCTCGGGCTGACCAGAGCATTGGAACTGGCTCGACGCCGAGGTGCTGACCTTCTGGTGCTCGGCATGGTTCCATATTTCTATGCAGGCAACACGCTGGATGAAACAGCCATCACCATTCAGATAAACGTCTACTCAGCCGGAACCGGCAATCTTCTGTGGACAATGATGCAGTCGGGCAGGATCGAAGACCAATTCCCCGAAGACTACTTCTACTTCCGCCATGACACCCGTTTGCCGCAGGGACCATTTCAGAAAATCATCCGTTCCATCGCCAGAGACATGGCCACTCCGCTCAAGGCTTGGCTGCCCTCACCGGATGCCGGATACCAGTTTGCCCAGGACGCCCGGGACGTCGAAGCCAATCTGACGCCAACCGCACCGCCGCCTCCGGCCACTGAAAAAATGGAAAGCAACCTGCCCGAAGAAACGGACGCACCCGAGGCACAGACAGACCGCCCGCAGGTCAACGGTGTGAACCTGAACGTGGAATTCGACTTTGACAAAAGCACCATCCGCGCGGCCTCCTATCCGCTGCTCGATTCCGTGGGTGAAGCACTGAGCACTCCCGAACTGAAGGGGAAACGTATTATCATCGGCGGACATACCGATGCCAAAGGTGATGAAAAATACAATCTAGCCCTATCGAAAAAACGGGCTGAAGCAGTCAAAACATATCTGGTCAACAAGTGGGGAATCCCCTCGGACCTCATCCAGACAGTTGGCTACGGAAAATCACGTCCGCTCACGGACGGCACCACCAAGGAAGACCTGCAAAAAAACCGACGGGTCGAAGTCCGGCTGGCCGAATAA
- a CDS encoding YIP1 family protein — MEIICPECQFSRTVDESKIPARSQVATCPKCQTKFKFRDLPEDGFDFTDPEPVAAPTPEPVQEPTQEQQPETKPVVPQEPVQETPLAETREESDFPPITAPGEDPKDELWDKLGDMTPPEEPAQRKPPVIGSKYSSGNATEQSEQTEQPSAGNEQAPIPGWTGEFSDDFPDPMQADKRTDDDDQDGMSVPPPFEQLDRYGFFQGLYMTIKLILTSPRLFFSVMPVGGGLSKPLTFTILLTLIQSFSQYFWGLAGLSTSGAPEAESLGGVTGSAAAVLMLLFLPAFIAAGQFVMTAIYHVLLILMRADNKGFEGTFRALTYANAPIVLGIFPMPMAEIEVAWMFFAAIWGLFLTIIGLKYIHQTSFSKVIPVALIPLLLGMIAALAVFQGGLPTV; from the coding sequence ATGGAAATAATCTGCCCGGAATGCCAGTTCAGCCGTACGGTTGACGAATCAAAAATACCCGCACGCTCGCAGGTCGCCACCTGCCCGAAGTGCCAGACAAAATTCAAATTCCGCGACCTGCCGGAAGATGGGTTCGACTTCACCGACCCTGAACCGGTTGCCGCACCGACGCCGGAACCGGTTCAGGAACCGACACAGGAACAACAACCGGAAACGAAACCGGTCGTTCCCCAAGAGCCGGTACAGGAAACACCTCTTGCCGAGACTCGGGAAGAATCAGACTTTCCCCCGATAACCGCTCCGGGCGAAGACCCGAAAGACGAACTGTGGGACAAACTCGGAGATATGACTCCGCCTGAAGAACCCGCACAGCGCAAGCCGCCGGTCATCGGGTCGAAATACTCCTCCGGCAATGCGACTGAACAATCCGAACAGACAGAACAGCCGTCTGCCGGAAACGAGCAGGCTCCCATACCCGGATGGACCGGAGAATTCAGTGACGATTTCCCCGATCCGATGCAGGCAGACAAAAGGACGGATGACGACGATCAGGACGGCATGTCCGTACCACCGCCGTTCGAACAGTTGGACCGATACGGCTTTTTTCAGGGTCTTTACATGACCATCAAGCTGATCCTGACTTCGCCTCGCCTCTTTTTCTCGGTCATGCCAGTGGGCGGTGGACTGTCCAAACCACTGACATTCACCATTCTGCTGACCTTGATCCAGAGTTTCTCCCAGTATTTCTGGGGACTGGCCGGCCTTTCAACGTCCGGCGCTCCTGAAGCCGAAAGCCTCGGCGGGGTAACCGGTTCGGCAGCCGCCGTACTCATGCTCCTGTTCCTGCCCGCGTTCATCGCCGCAGGCCAGTTCGTCATGACCGCCATCTACCACGTACTGCTCATTCTCATGCGTGCGGACAACAAGGGCTTTGAAGGGACCTTCCGGGCGCTCACCTATGCCAACGCCCCCATCGTGCTTGGCATTTTCCCCATGCCCATGGCGGAAATCGAAGTGGCGTGGATGTTTTTTGCTGCCATCTGGGGACTCTTCCTGACCATCATCGGCCTGAAATACATTCACCAGACCTCGTTCTCCAAAGTCATTCCCGTGGCACTTATACCTCTTTTACTCGGCATGATCGCGGCACTGGCCGTATTTCAGGGCGGACTGCCCACCGTATAA